From the genome of Candidatus Babeliales bacterium, one region includes:
- a CDS encoding 30S ribosomal protein S1, with the protein MSKEVIRPQQFAHATLMAKSNHLELNADQQKELDVLYQGLDRLKPGQLISGTVLRADSDGVLVDISYKSDGLIPRYEFSEHEMKALKVGNTIEVILDELESIHGSVTLSYEKAKEMRAWERITNLFDDGKPVEGVITHKVKGGLSVDIGVQAFLPGSQVDIHRVTDFDTFVGQTITADIIKLNKRRGNVILSRRKYLSNLRAESRKKMMETLEEGQVVQGVIKNITNYGAFVDIGGVDGLLHITDMTWGRIAHPSEIVRLGDTIAVKILSIDKDNAKISLGMKQLSDNPWEQLADQLKIGARIKGKVSSITDYGLFVEIQKGVEGLVHISEISWTERINDLRKHYAVGNEIEALIVSLDKDNRRMSLSIKQLEQNPWDSISQEFKAGDRVKGTISNITDFGIFVTLKPGIDGLVHISDLSWTEHINHPADLYAKGQDVEAIILGVDEDNKKISLGIKQLTQDPWENLEEEYPRGKVIEGTVSKITNFGAFVKLSSGIEGLVHSSELTPAEGEAAVEVGQTRSFRVINVNREERKLGLSLKTEGELAPQKQVSKKPSKVREKQEPQAKPRSLFQMELERHMNTKNKKDS; encoded by the coding sequence ATGTCAAAAGAAGTAATTCGTCCCCAGCAGTTTGCTCATGCAACGCTGATGGCCAAAAGCAATCATCTTGAACTTAATGCAGATCAACAAAAGGAACTTGATGTCCTTTATCAGGGTCTCGATCGTCTTAAGCCCGGGCAGCTCATTTCAGGCACCGTTCTGCGCGCCGACTCTGATGGTGTACTCGTCGATATTAGTTATAAGTCTGATGGCCTGATTCCTCGCTATGAATTTTCAGAACATGAAATGAAAGCCCTCAAAGTGGGCAACACTATAGAAGTTATTTTGGATGAACTTGAAAGCATCCACGGTTCAGTCACCCTTTCTTACGAAAAAGCCAAGGAAATGCGTGCCTGGGAACGCATTACCAACCTCTTTGATGACGGTAAGCCTGTTGAGGGCGTTATTACTCACAAAGTTAAGGGTGGCCTCAGCGTAGATATTGGCGTCCAAGCCTTTCTACCTGGATCACAAGTCGATATCCACCGCGTAACGGACTTTGACACCTTTGTTGGCCAAACTATTACCGCCGACATTATCAAGCTCAACAAGCGTCGTGGCAATGTTATTCTTTCTCGCCGTAAGTACCTCTCTAATCTTCGCGCAGAGTCACGCAAAAAGATGATGGAGACACTTGAAGAAGGTCAAGTCGTACAAGGAGTCATCAAGAACATCACCAATTATGGTGCGTTCGTTGATATCGGTGGTGTGGATGGACTACTCCATATTACAGATATGACCTGGGGTCGTATTGCACACCCAAGTGAAATTGTTCGTCTTGGAGACACCATTGCCGTGAAGATCTTGTCCATTGATAAGGACAATGCAAAGATCTCACTCGGCATGAAACAATTGTCAGACAATCCGTGGGAACAACTTGCTGATCAACTCAAGATTGGCGCCCGCATTAAAGGTAAAGTATCAAGCATTACCGATTACGGCCTCTTTGTTGAAATTCAAAAAGGCGTCGAAGGACTTGTCCATATTTCAGAAATTTCATGGACCGAACGTATTAATGATTTGCGTAAGCACTATGCTGTAGGGAATGAAATCGAGGCATTAATTGTTTCCCTCGATAAGGATAACCGTCGCATGTCATTAAGTATTAAGCAACTTGAACAAAATCCTTGGGATTCAATTTCTCAAGAGTTCAAAGCTGGTGATAGAGTCAAAGGAACCATCAGCAATATCACTGATTTCGGTATCTTTGTAACCTTGAAGCCTGGTATTGATGGCCTAGTGCATATTTCAGATCTTTCCTGGACTGAACACATCAACCACCCAGCTGACCTCTACGCAAAGGGCCAGGATGTTGAAGCAATCATTCTTGGCGTCGACGAAGACAATAAAAAGATTTCGCTTGGTATCAAGCAATTAACGCAAGATCCATGGGAAAATCTAGAAGAAGAATACCCACGAGGCAAAGTCATTGAAGGAACCGTATCGAAGATTACTAACTTCGGCGCCTTCGTGAAGCTTTCTTCTGGTATCGAAGGACTCGTTCATAGCTCAGAGCTCACACCTGCCGAAGGTGAGGCTGCTGTTGAAGTTGGACAAACTCGCTCATTCCGCGTAATCAACGTAAACCGTGAAGAACGAAAACTTGGGTTGAGCTTAAAGACCGAAGGTGAGCTTGCGCCACAAAAACAAGTAAGCAAAAAACCTTCTAAGGTCAGAGAAAAACAAGAACCTCAAGCGAAACCACGGTCCTTGTTCCAAATGGAACTTGAGCGACATATGAATACCAAGAATAAAAAGGACTCATAA
- the ndk gene encoding nucleoside-diphosphate kinase codes for MEQTLGIIKPDAVEAKYSGKIIDAIEEHGFTIAGMKKLHLSQEQAEAFYAIHKGKPFFNELVTFMTSGPVIVMVLEKENAIIAWRDLMGDTNPAKAPLGSLRQRFGTSIGENATHGSDAPETARAEIAFFFPEL; via the coding sequence ATGGAACAAACGCTCGGTATCATCAAACCAGATGCTGTCGAAGCTAAATACAGCGGCAAGATTATTGATGCAATTGAAGAACACGGTTTTACCATTGCAGGTATGAAGAAGCTACACTTGTCACAAGAACAAGCTGAAGCATTTTATGCCATCCACAAAGGAAAACCCTTCTTCAACGAGCTCGTAACATTTATGACGTCAGGACCAGTAATTGTCATGGTTCTAGAAAAAGAAAATGCGATTATAGCATGGCGTGATTTGATGGGAGACACCAATCCTGCCAAAGCACCATTAGGTTCTTTGCGTCAGCGTTTTGGAACATCAATCGGTGAAAATGCAACGCATGGATCCGATGCTCCAGAAACAGCTCGTGCTGAAATAGCATTCTTTTTCCCAGAACTCTAA
- the ndk gene encoding nucleoside-diphosphate kinase, which yields MTIHKTAVLITAFAVLCIIPGCSWFFSTPQPVNETTLAIIKPDAVRARNTGKIIDSIEHHDFTIVRMKKVQLTPGQAEKFYAVHKEKPFFANLIEFMTSGPIIVLALEKENAIEEWRKLMGSTNPAKSAPGTIRRLFGTSVSENAVHGSDSSENAKIELALFFPDL from the coding sequence ATGACTATTCACAAAACTGCAGTTCTCATCACAGCATTTGCAGTGCTTTGTATTATTCCAGGCTGTTCATGGTTCTTTTCAACCCCGCAACCCGTTAACGAAACTACCCTTGCGATCATTAAGCCAGATGCAGTACGCGCACGCAACACTGGAAAAATTATCGATAGCATCGAGCATCATGATTTTACAATTGTACGCATGAAAAAAGTCCAACTCACGCCGGGCCAAGCCGAAAAATTCTATGCAGTACATAAAGAAAAACCTTTTTTTGCTAACTTGATAGAATTCATGACCTCAGGACCAATCATTGTTCTTGCACTTGAAAAAGAAAATGCTATCGAAGAATGGCGTAAACTGATGGGTTCAACCAATCCTGCCAAATCAGCTCCTGGTACCATTCGTAGGCTTTTTGGAACATCAGTTAGTGAAAATGCTGTACATGGGTCTGATTCATCTGAAAATGCAAAAATAGAACTTGCACTCTTTTTTCCTGATCTATAA
- the murI gene encoding glutamate racemase, with the protein MNDTKKPLHKLVVFDSGIGGLSVLQELMKLPIKEFVYCADTAHVPYGDKTPDEIISLTMKTLLSVIDPSIDGLVLACHTASSLVYETITQAFPHLPVWNVMEPAARSAAHTSLNKRIGIIGTSATIAHSRHKQTILNIEPDAYIIQQACPDLVPLIEAPQLDIDATKAALHRYITPLLAHSIDTLIIGCTHYELIRNLINPLVGKDIALISTPPLMTALLYPLVENQDIVKPVISIHVTGPQISFLQKLNSVAPAILQK; encoded by the coding sequence ATGAATGATACAAAAAAACCATTACATAAATTGGTAGTGTTTGACTCAGGGATTGGTGGCCTTTCTGTCCTCCAAGAACTTATGAAACTTCCTATCAAGGAATTTGTATATTGTGCTGATACTGCGCATGTACCCTATGGCGATAAAACGCCCGATGAAATCATAAGCCTTACGATGAAGACACTTTTGAGTGTAATTGATCCATCAATAGATGGTCTTGTTCTTGCCTGCCATACAGCCTCATCACTCGTATATGAAACAATTACTCAAGCATTTCCCCACCTTCCAGTTTGGAATGTAATGGAGCCTGCAGCACGCTCAGCCGCTCATACTTCTCTTAACAAACGCATTGGCATCATTGGAACATCAGCAACCATTGCTCACAGCCGACATAAACAAACTATTCTCAACATAGAACCAGATGCGTACATTATTCAACAAGCATGTCCTGATCTTGTTCCACTCATCGAAGCGCCGCAGCTTGACATTGACGCCACGAAAGCAGCACTACATCGATATATTACACCACTTCTTGCCCACTCTATTGATACTCTCATCATCGGCTGCACGCATTACGAATTGATACGGAATCTTATTAATCCACTTGTAGGAAAAGATATCGCACTCATCAGCACACCACCACTTATGACGGCGCTCTTATATCCACTTGTAGAAAATCAAGATATTGTAAAACCCGTTATTTCCATTCATGTAACAGGCCCACAAATATCATTCCTCCAAAAACTCAATTCCGTCGCTCCGGCAATCTTGCAGAAATAA
- the nusB gene encoding transcription antitermination factor NusB: MRLNRSLIFHILYAAEENSYEVSLESIADMLNRGFDTDIDLAGPEMNVTHAIVEQRNELDMRLVPLLANWKIERIGVCTKLILRLALWELLNTDNAPSLVINEAIELAKCFAEVDAYKFVNGVLDEALKKIVEKKEVE; this comes from the coding sequence ATGAGACTGAATCGCTCCTTGATTTTTCATATACTCTACGCAGCAGAAGAGAACTCCTATGAGGTATCACTTGAGTCAATTGCCGATATGCTGAATCGAGGATTTGATACAGATATTGACCTTGCTGGTCCCGAAATGAATGTTACACATGCCATCGTTGAGCAGAGAAATGAGCTTGATATGAGGTTGGTCCCCTTGCTTGCCAACTGGAAAATCGAACGTATTGGTGTTTGTACTAAGCTTATTTTGAGATTGGCGCTATGGGAATTGTTAAATACAGACAATGCGCCAAGTCTGGTTATCAATGAAGCAATCGAATTAGCAAAATGCTTTGCTGAGGTTGATGCATACAAATTTGTGAACGGCGTTCTGGATGAAGCACTTAAAAAAATCGTAGAAAAAAAAGAGGTCGAGTAG
- the efp gene encoding elongation factor P yields MISTSDFRKGCKILFQNEPYMVIEYHHVKPGKGGAFVRTKMKNMITGLVREELFRSGEKFSAPDLEYKEMQYLYADDLYHFLDQNTYDEVSLNKEQLEDVKNFLKEQTVYTILYFQGRPIAVTPPLFMELEVVDAPPGVKGDTAQGAGTKPVTLETGLVVQAPLFIEVGTVIKVDTRDSKYIERVDKK; encoded by the coding sequence GTGATTTCCACATCCGATTTTCGCAAAGGCTGTAAGATCCTTTTCCAGAATGAGCCATATATGGTGATTGAGTACCATCATGTTAAGCCTGGTAAGGGCGGGGCATTCGTTCGTACAAAAATGAAAAACATGATTACTGGCCTTGTCAGAGAAGAGTTATTCCGTTCTGGAGAAAAATTTTCTGCTCCTGATCTTGAATACAAAGAAATGCAATATCTCTATGCTGATGATCTATACCACTTTTTAGATCAAAATACCTATGACGAAGTAAGTCTCAATAAAGAACAGCTTGAGGATGTAAAGAACTTTTTGAAAGAACAAACGGTCTATACGATTCTCTATTTTCAGGGTCGTCCTATTGCAGTAACCCCACCATTATTTATGGAGCTTGAGGTTGTTGATGCACCTCCTGGTGTGAAGGGTGATACTGCCCAGGGAGCTGGTACTAAACCAGTAACTTTAGAAACAGGCTTGGTTGTTCAAGCTCCTCTATTCATTGAAGTGGGAACAGTAATTAAAGTTGATACACGTGATTCAAAATATATTGAGCGTGTGGATAAAAAATAA
- a CDS encoding cupin domain-containing protein: MNIRITIAIVAAVILIFAGGYLYKRWRSHHITAFHDNIMKRAQENDTYRTVVVTGAQSQLVLMALKPGEEIGEEVHQNTDQTFVFVAGKGTALAEDKTYNIDKEDVFFVPAGIKHNIKNTGTLPLKLYTIYAPPTHKDGTVHKTKADEPQE, encoded by the coding sequence ATGAATATACGAATCACTATTGCGATAGTGGCCGCTGTAATCCTTATTTTCGCAGGGGGATACCTGTATAAGCGGTGGCGCTCACATCATATCACGGCATTCCATGACAATATCATGAAACGAGCCCAAGAAAATGATACCTATAGAACCGTTGTGGTTACTGGAGCACAAAGCCAACTCGTTCTTATGGCACTAAAACCGGGTGAGGAAATCGGAGAAGAAGTACACCAAAACACTGATCAAACCTTCGTATTTGTTGCAGGTAAAGGCACCGCATTGGCTGAAGACAAAACATATAACATAGATAAAGAAGATGTCTTTTTTGTCCCAGCTGGCATAAAACACAACATAAAAAATACTGGTACATTGCCATTGAAGCTCTATACTATCTATGCACCACCAACACATAAGGATGGAACGGTACACAAAACGAAAGCCGATGAACCTCAAGAATAA
- a CDS encoding serine hydroxymethyltransferase, with translation MSSCVDTEILSLITQEEERQQNTLNLIASENYASACVRKPLSSVLTNKYAEGYPGKRYYAGCENADAIEQCAIDRAKLLFGADHANVQPHSGSQANMAVYMTALAPGDTIMGMSLAEGGHLTHGHSVSFSGIFYRSHPYTVDRTTERLDYDAIQAQALKVKPKIIVTGASAYSRTIDFKAFSDIAQSVDAVLLADIAHIAGFVVTGLHPSPVPHADFVTSTTHKTLRGPRGGLILCNHQYSEKIDKAVMPGIQGGPFMQVIAAKAIAFREALDPSFIEYQKQVILNAKTLSSTLQGLGYRIVSGGTDNHLFIVDLTDKGISGRDAERILSKAGITVSRSCIPFDPAKPWITSGIRLGTPAVTTRGLKQNAMKQIGLWIHQVLNKPHGDHSRVRQNLMTLFSKA, from the coding sequence ATGTCTTCATGCGTTGACACAGAAATACTATCACTGATTACACAAGAAGAAGAGCGTCAACAGAATACGCTTAACCTGATTGCGTCAGAAAATTATGCCAGCGCGTGCGTCCGCAAACCACTTTCATCAGTTCTGACCAACAAATATGCCGAAGGGTATCCTGGAAAACGCTATTATGCTGGCTGTGAGAATGCTGATGCCATTGAGCAATGTGCAATAGATAGAGCAAAACTCCTCTTTGGTGCTGACCACGCCAATGTGCAACCCCACTCTGGCTCACAAGCAAATATGGCTGTCTATATGACTGCGCTCGCACCTGGTGACACAATCATGGGCATGAGCCTCGCTGAAGGAGGGCATCTCACCCATGGACACTCCGTAAGCTTCTCAGGCATATTCTACCGATCACACCCCTATACCGTTGATAGGACTACAGAGCGATTGGATTATGATGCCATTCAAGCTCAGGCCCTCAAAGTCAAACCAAAAATTATTGTCACAGGAGCGTCTGCATATTCTCGTACGATTGATTTCAAGGCATTTTCCGACATTGCACAATCAGTCGACGCAGTACTTCTTGCCGATATTGCACATATCGCTGGATTTGTTGTAACTGGACTCCATCCATCACCAGTCCCCCATGCTGATTTTGTAACGAGTACTACGCATAAAACGCTCCGTGGCCCACGAGGCGGATTGATCTTGTGCAATCATCAATATTCAGAAAAGATTGATAAGGCTGTTATGCCAGGCATCCAAGGCGGCCCATTTATGCAGGTCATTGCGGCTAAAGCCATCGCCTTTAGGGAGGCACTGGACCCTTCGTTTATCGAATATCAGAAACAGGTAATCCTGAACGCAAAAACCCTATCCTCGACCCTCCAGGGGCTTGGATATCGTATTGTTTCGGGGGGAACCGACAATCATTTATTTATTGTTGATCTCACAGATAAGGGAATCTCGGGTCGCGATGCTGAACGAATTCTTTCAAAGGCTGGGATCACCGTCAGTCGTAGCTGTATACCTTTTGATCCAGCAAAGCCATGGATTACCAGCGGCATTCGGTTAGGAACTCCTGCCGTTACTACCCGTGGACTTAAACAAAATGCTATGAAACAGATCGGACTATGGATTCATCAGGTATTAAATAAACCGCATGGCGACCATAGTAGAGTTAGGCAAAACCTTATGACCCTTTTCTCAAAAGCATAA
- a CDS encoding RNA-binding protein yields MNIYIGNLSRTVTEEQLKEAFEAFGIVTTAKVIKDKFTGEPRGFGFIEMPEKEQAEQALAELNGSELGGQRIRVNEARPPQQRTAGGPRGPRGGGFRNDRGGDRGGDRGGRRF; encoded by the coding sequence ATGAATATTTATATCGGAAACCTTTCTCGTACAGTCACCGAAGAACAACTCAAAGAAGCATTTGAAGCATTCGGTATCGTAACCACCGCTAAGGTCATCAAGGACAAGTTCACTGGCGAACCTCGCGGTTTTGGTTTTATTGAAATGCCTGAAAAAGAACAAGCAGAACAAGCTTTAGCTGAATTGAATGGCAGTGAGCTTGGCGGACAACGCATTCGTGTTAACGAAGCACGTCCTCCACAACAACGTACTGCAGGCGGACCTCGTGGCCCTCGTGGCGGCGGATTCCGTAACGACCGTGGTGGAGACCGTGGTGGAGACCGCGGTGGACGTCGCTTCTAA